A stretch of the Theileria equi strain WA chromosome 1, complete sequence genome encodes the following:
- a CDS encoding hypothetical protein (encoded by transcript BEWA_027430A) has product MTTQYGVIIDIKENVPRENPTYYGGHSQKDVELKKSEDPPGFLRFTHTKNDIDLGESFKVDEIKYDSKNDFKTKLNIKPSDKIQHLAVWYWFGDDGMTNPLLVEVKGSDKKYYYHFNKGGGGSTISWTAFTKYSGSRSQPSSEELEKTLDEIACFYHNSVTFDLTRSNSEGYTKDKGYCCTGKHDNGEKKVSVSKGFVKVPGSSSSIPFFKHTVNPDGDYKLAKIKYTNSTVSKNEMKPHTLTFPISGPLSVYTFYCKNNPVLIYVDYDGEGVKGWYKNISTPNGDNWEDLTDGPNKSPDIIQDCRDGNFNKLVSAISEFGCIYQRCNPPGLEGEGTLPDGPSGEAPPVDSVSLSREPGISIQRSTDGNMVIVNTIGYGTGYAVLSTVEEGYDGVIAPGAAGEVHGGGGLVLPNPPSVTINIYERSLIGGVRSYYDCTYGYRRIDVTPKVTGTFTEYTHTVPDKASNCFTLKQVKYKGYYTGIVSGLSITNVTSISVYYWSFLEGPTRKIPTDKRSRPLLVKVTTKAPGQGSMEKWYENTGDPTNVTWGVVHENLSQNNHLRKKLELLNCYINSAVIIDVSQKPTNISTYNYDVCDDIDKRTLGTNHGNARIKVYKESPVGAYEVYKHVLNPGGIFHILGLKNDSNSITFNGISGLPILDVDEVRAYFCKQEPKKPLLIYCRTNGTTSHWYKNTNEQALDAWELTPDLSTNDPYKNHEKILTVLDTLTSQCKPPSVTVDISQKNEGGYKSPSSTPSPQKINVKRTQGQPGSTESDPPENYDLYTHTVASRPRSYFTVKGLVYGTGNDIKVDVVPMENVTSVSVYYWSHLSTGKPLLMKIEQTQNKINPINGPKTVTWYENEGKGGDLKWKKWNKNSDLKTKLKLLNCPLNNVVKINVGEIPSNPDMPTQSKEYDSCDPEDVSKFDSGHGSRMKVTNVTPASNLAPYRAYEHTLLSTSNGDKFHIVGFTNTCGGSTINSLNGKGTENKPLKNVEKLIIYVCNQKPTTPLLTYYNKNQTHNWYQKQHSSQWKPAYKLHTKVDPGSYEKIVYALDGIQSPCKPTSEGGETVPKAQPAAHERLGPASQTFQSQSAGPPTSAPDNPRTEAYTGVLEPLAIGAGYFLAGTAGSGATFFGGWKLYNRCKGDPWVRQI; this is encoded by the coding sequence ATGACTACTCAATATGGAGTTATCATAGACATAAAGGAGAATGTTCCTCGTGAAAATCCTACATACTATGGAGGTCATAGCCAAAAAGATGTTGAATTAAAAAAGTCAGAGGATCCTCCTGGCTTCTTAAGGTTCACACATACCAAGAATGACATTGATTTGGGAGAATCTTTTAAGGTTGATGAGATTAAGTATGATAGTAAGAATGATTTCAAAACAAAATTAAACATAAAACCTTCTGACAAAATACAGCATCTTGCAGTATGGTATTGGTTCGGAGACGATGGCATGACAAACCCTCTTCTTGTAGAAGTAAAAGGGTCGGataaaaaatattattATCACTTTAATAAAGGAGGTGGTGGCAGTACTATAAGTTGGACTgcatttacaaaatactCAGGTTCTCGATCCCAACCCTCCAGTGAAGAACTTGAGAAAACTCTGGATGAAATCGCATGTTTTTATCACAACTCTGTAACCTTTGATCTTACCAGGAGTAATTCCGAGGGTTACACCAAAGATAAAGGATATTGTTGCACTGGTAAGCATGATAATGGAGAGAAAAAAGTCTCTGTAAGTAAAGGATTTGTTAAGGTTCCTGGTTCAAGTTCTTCTATTCCCTTCTTCAAACATACTGTAAACCCTGATGGTGATTATAAGCTTGCAAAGATTAAGTACACTAATTCTACTGTATCAAAGAATGAGATGAAACCTCATACGTTAACGTTCCCAATCTCTGGTCCACTCAGCGTTTATACTTTCTACTGTAAGAATAATCCAGTGCTCATATATGTAGACTATGATGGAGAAGGTGTCAAGGgatggtacaagaatattAGTACTCctaatggtgataattGGGAGGATCTAACAGATGGACCAAATAAGTCACCAGATATAATCCAAGACTGTAGGGATGGTAACTTTAACAAACTTGTGAGTGCAATAAGCGAATTCGGATGTATCTATCAAAGATGTAATCCTCCTGGTCTTGAAGGTGAAGGTACTCTACCGGACGGACCTAGTGGAGAAGCTCCTCCTGTTGACAGTGTTAGTCTATCTAGAGAACCAGGGATATCCATACAACGTTCTACTGATGGTAATATGGTCATAGTTAATACTATTGGTTATGGTACTGGTTATGCTGTTCTATCGACTGTTGAAGAAGGTTATGATGGCGTTATTGCTCCAGGTGCAGCTGGAGAAGTCCATGGTGGAGGTGGACTAGTTCTTCCTAATCCGCCTTCTGTCACTATTAACATTTATGAAAGGTCTCTAATTGGAGGAGTCCGATCGTATTATGACTGCACTTATGGTTATAGAAGGATTGATGTAACTCCCAAGGTTACTGGGACTTTTACTGAATACACTCACACTGTACCTGATAAAGCAAGTAACTGCTTTACCCTTAAACAGGTGAAGTATAAAGGTTATTATACTGGGATTGTATCAGGATTATCTATTACAAATGTCACCTCTATTTCAGTTTACTATTGGTCCTTTTTAGAAGGCCCTACTAGGAAGATTCCTACGGATAAGAGAAGTAGACCCCTTCTCGTCAAAGTAACTACTAAGGCACCTGGTCAAGGATCTATGGAAAAGtggtatgaaaatactgGTGATCCAACGAATGTTACTTGGGGTGTAGTCCATGAAAATCTTAGTCAGAATAACCATCTCCGAAAGAAACTGGAACTTCTCAACTGTTATATCAATAGTGCGGTTATAATCGATGTAAGTCAGAAACCTACTAATATCAGTACATATAACTATGATGTCTGTGACGATATTGATAAGAGGACTCTTGGTACTAATCACGGTAACGCTAGAATAAAGGTATACAAGGAGTCTCCTGTTGGGGCTTACGAGGTATATAAACATGTTCTTAATCCTGGAGGAATCTTTCATATACTAGGACTTAAAAATGACTCCAATTCAATAACGTTCAATGGAATATCTGGTCTACCAATTCTTGATGTAGATGAAGTGAGGGCATATTTTTGTAAACAAGAGCCTAAAAAACCCCTCCTAATATATTGTAGAACAAATGGAACTACTAGTCATTGGTACAAGAATACTAATGAACAAGCTCTTGATGCATGGGAATTAACACCTGACTTATCTACTAATGATCCTTACAAAAACCATGAAAAGATTCTCACTGTACTTGACACCCTTACTAGCCAATGCAAACCTCCCTCCGTAACCGTTGATATATCTCAAAAAAATGAAGGTGGATATAAAAGTCCTAGTAGCACTCCATCTCCGCAAAAAATAAACGTTAAGAGGACTCAAGGTCAGCCAGGTTCTACTGAAAGTGATCCTCCAGAAAACTATGATCTCTACACTCACACTGTGGCTAGTAGGCCTAGAAGTTACTTTACAGTAAAAGGACTTGTTTACGGAACAGGAAATGATATTAAAGTGGATGTTGTGCCTATGGAGAATGTCACTTCAGTCTCAGTATACTATTGGTCTCATCTTTCTACAGGGAAACCCCTGCTAATGAAGATTGAGCAAACTCAGAATAAAATCAATCCTATTAATGGACCAAAGACTGTTACTTGGTATGAAAACGAGGGCAAGGGTGGTGATCtaaaatggaagaaatggaatAAGAACTCGGATCTCAAGACAAAGCTTAAACTGTTGAACTGCCCACTTAACAATGTTGTTAAAATAAATGTTGGTGAGATACCTAGCAATCCAGATATGCCTACTCAGTCCAAGGAATATGACTCTTGTGACCCTGAAGATGTTAGTAAATTTGATTCTGGACACGGTTCTAGGATGAAGGTTACCAATGTCACTCCTGCTAGTAATCTTGCTCCATATAGAGCCTACGAACATACTCTATTATCTACttctaatggagataaatTTCACATCGTGGGATTTACAAATACTTGTGGAGGATCTACCATAAACTCATTAAACGGTAAAGGTACAGAGAATAAACCCCTAAAAAATGTTGAGAAGCTAATCATTTATGTCTGTAATCAGAAGCCTACTACTCCACTCCTTACCTACTATAATAAGAACCAAACCCATAATTGGTATCAGAAACAACATAGTAGCCAATGGAAACCCGCATATAAATTACACACAAAAGTTGACCCTGGTTCATATGAAAAGATTGTTTATGCACTTGATGGCATACAGAGCCCTTGTAAACCTACTTCTGAAGGAGGTGAAACTGTTCCTAAAGCTCAACCAGCTGCTCATGAAAGACTAGGCCCTGCttctcaaacttttcaatcTCAATCTGCTGGACCTCCTACTTCTGCTCCTGATAATCCTCGTACTGAAGCTTATACTGGAGTTCTTGAACCTCTTGCCATTGGTGCTGGATACTTCTTGGCTGGAACTGCGGGATCCGgcgcaacattttttggaggatggaaactttataatcgctgTAAgggagacccttgggtaCGACAAATATGA
- a CDS encoding signal peptide-containing protein (encoded by transcript BEWA_027440A), whose amino-acid sequence MDFNMAFFLLLVPVFRLGVFAGETIDIAEEMQGRNCTVVVQERGDISFTIYSRMPRVNVSKIVYNDQILWETTENDILYHHFTVYRLYKKPVIAYLYFTDARKFDYVQFKFENGVWIRVNDGEYQRLMEKMQNERTFDIKRPDIENLVKMEEYSPFGITARIYMNNSKFRIGTIVDGEDVLWESKSWEERCEHIIVHGSPADPKLVHMFIKLADNHKVLYFDKQGDNWVEVEKEQFFETLQELDNACEEDERP is encoded by the coding sequence ATGGATTTTAACATGGctttttttcttcttcttgtgCCAGTTTTTCGGCTGGGTGTCTTTGCGGGAGAGACCATTGATATCGCAGAAGAAATGCAGGGACGCAACTGTACAGTCGTCGTTCAGGAAAGGGGAGACATATCCTTTACGATATACAGTCGTATGCCACGAGTTAATGTCTCCAAGATTGTCTACAATGATCAGATTTTGTGGGAAACGACAGAGAATGACATTTTGTACCATCACTTTACAGTTTACAGGCTCTACAAGAAACCGGTAATCGCATATCTGTACTTTACCGACGCCAGGAAATTCGACTATGTTCAGTTCAAATTTGAGAATGGAGTATGGATCCGAGTCAACGACGGAGAGTATCAGAGgctgatggaaaagatgCAAAATGAACGAACATTTGATATCAAAAGACCAGACATTGAGAATCTTGTCAAGATGGAGGAGTATAGCCCATTTGGCATCACTGCAAGAATTTACATGAACAATTCGAAATTTAGAATTGGGACAATTGTAGACGGTGAGGATGTTTTATGGGAATCAAAATCATGGGAGGAACGCTGCGAACATATAATAGTGCATGGAAGTCCTGCAGATCCAAAATTGGTGCACATGTTCATCAAACTTGCGGATAACCACAAGGTTCTCTATTTCGATAAACAGGGAGACAACTGGGTTGAGGTGGAAAAGGAGCAGTTTTTCGAAACGCTACAAGAGTTAGACAATGCCtgtgaagaagatgagCGGCCGTAG
- a CDS encoding hypothetical protein (encoded by transcript BEWA_027450A) gives MFQMPRLRPMVGSDAATVGGPKPKKVVQKKEITKERVTRETTKSLQKQQVNFVYGNPLVLAEVSYSSPFDEPPTDDHVDVPSQASPEEPSTNEDSEENEVKDNEPEEPKEEASTELRSPTTTKPATSEEFPVVAQQNQKPGEQPKVVPQDSAHKGVVHVDQQENKPEAVPEVKPQKPAANLQGSVKKEQDEAKEQQPAAKPVTLSERAKKVDSTLFDVRKSSSNGVPLLTCTPKPDIVVTELKYGGNTIWVDEDSSLSSALIYFKGDQPEVVTLQAEKDGEDSILFLHYNGEEWEHNRREHERKLCGLKGLPVPQSAGQDVTLDLANPDDSNINVDEQTFDEVLLKSYFPKKDHHISSVVENGVTLWKATGDEKCTSVQSHVKDSTVMTIGIKSGDDLEAKFFEKNGGVWKTITEEDFDKKLGEISKYRLSSSNPTTSTLAPTKPSGN, from the exons ATGTTTCAAATGCCAAGGTTGAGGCCTATGGTTGGATCTGATGCG GCTACAGTTGGGGGTCCTAAACCAAAAAAGGTAGTTCAAAAAAAAGAGATTACGAAAGAACGAGTAACGAGAGAGACTACCAAATCTCTTCAAAAGCAACAAGTGAATTTTGTATATGGAAATCCTCTGGTACTTGCCGAGGTTTCTTACTCATCCCCTTTTGATGAACCTCCCACAGATGACCATGTAGATGTCCCATCTCAGGCATCTCCTGAAGAGCCATCCACTAACGAGGATTCTGAAGAGAATGAGgtaaaggataatgaaccagaagaacCTAAAGAGGAAGCCTCTACAGAACTTCGGTCTCCTACAACTACTAAACCCGCTACTAGTGAAGAATTTCCAGTAGTAGCCCAGCAGAATCAAAAACCTGGTGAACAGCCAAAGGTGGTTCCACAGGATTCAGCTCATAAAGGAGTAGTTCATGTTGATCAACAGGAGAATAAACCAGAGGCGGTTCCTGAAGTTAAGCCACAAAAACCAGCTGCAAATCTCCAGGGTAGTGTCAAGAAAGAGCAAGACGAAGCTAAAGAACAACAACCAGCAGCTAAGCCTGTAACTCTGAGTGAACGTGCTAAAAAGGTTGATTCTACCCTGTTTGATGTGAGAAAATCTAGCTCTAACGGAGTGCCACTTTTGACATGCACACCAAAGCCTGATATTGTAGTTACAGAACTCAAGTATGGAGGCAATACCATTTGGGTGGATGAGGACTCTTCTCTCTCTTCAGCCCtgatatattttaaaggagatcAACCAGAAGTTGTAACACTGCAAGCTGAGAAGGATGGAGAAGATAGtatcctcttcctccattataaCGGTGAAGAGTGGGAACATAACAGGAGAGAACATGAGAGGAAACTCTGTGGATTGAAGGGACTTCCAGTTCCTCAGTCAGCTGGACAGGATGTTACTTTAGACCTCGCTAATCCAGATGACTCGAATATTAATGTAGACGAACAAACTTTTGATGAAGTCTTACTCAAAAGCtattttccaaagaaggatcATCATATATCCTCCgttgtagagaatggagttaCTCTCTGGAAGGctactggagatgaaaaatgtacatCTGTGCAATCTCATGTAAAAGACTCTACTGTAATGACCATAGGAATAAAGAGTGGTGATGACTTGGAAGctaaattctttgaaaagaatggcGGTGTATGGAAGACTATTACAGAAGAAGACTTTGATAAGAAGCTTGGTGAAATTAGTAAATATAGATTATCATCTTCTAATCCTACTACTTCCACATTAGCACCTACAAAACCATCTGGAAACTAG